One segment of Comamonas thiooxydans DNA contains the following:
- a CDS encoding organic hydroperoxide resistance protein: protein MAQLDKVLYTAHAHTTGGREGASRTDDGRLDIQLSSPGGAGKGTNPEQLFAAGYSACFIGAMKAVAARQKLTLPADLSVDAEVDLGPVGEVFGIAVRMKISLPGMDKAAAQQLVDAAHQVCPYSNATRGNIGVTLTIA, encoded by the coding sequence ATGGCCCAACTCGACAAGGTTCTCTACACCGCCCACGCCCACACCACCGGCGGCCGCGAAGGCGCTTCGCGCACCGATGATGGCCGTCTGGACATCCAGCTGAGCTCGCCCGGCGGCGCCGGCAAGGGCACCAACCCCGAGCAGCTGTTTGCCGCCGGTTACTCCGCCTGCTTTATCGGCGCCATGAAGGCTGTGGCCGCTCGCCAGAAGCTGACCTTGCCTGCCGACCTGTCGGTAGACGCAGAAGTCGATCTGGGCCCCGTGGGCGAAGTGTTCGGTATCGCCGTGCGCATGAAGATCAGCCTGCCCGGCATGGACAAGGCTGCGGCCCAGCAACTGGTGGACGCCGCTCACCAGGTCTGCCCCTACTCCAACGCCACGCGCGGCAATATCGGCGTGACGCTGACCATCGCCTAA
- a CDS encoding MarR family winged helix-turn-helix transcriptional regulator, with product MRSDDDLLPDSSELLRLDNQVCFALYSASLAMTKLYKPLLDAIGLTYPQYLVMLVLWEGDQLTVSELGERLYLDSGTLTPLLKRLESAGLLARQRDAQDERRVRIALTDTGRALRAEAEKIPACVLQSTQCTLPELQALTGQLGTLRARLAPRRSHSG from the coding sequence ATGCGATCCGATGACGACCTTCTCCCCGACAGCTCCGAGCTGCTGCGCCTGGACAATCAGGTCTGCTTTGCGCTGTACTCGGCATCGCTGGCCATGACCAAGCTCTACAAACCCTTGCTGGATGCCATAGGCCTGACTTACCCTCAGTACCTGGTCATGCTGGTACTCTGGGAAGGCGACCAGCTCACGGTCTCGGAACTGGGCGAACGTCTTTATCTGGATTCAGGCACGCTGACTCCCTTGCTCAAGCGACTGGAGAGCGCAGGCCTGCTGGCACGCCAGCGCGATGCACAGGACGAGCGCCGCGTGCGCATCGCCCTCACAGATACCGGCCGGGCGCTGCGCGCCGAGGCCGAAAAAATACCTGCCTGCGTGCTGCAGAGCACGCAGTGCACCCTGCCCGAGCTGCAGGCCCTTACGGGCCAGCTCGGCACACTGCGTGCACGGCTGGCACCGCGCCGCAGCCACTCCGGCTGA
- a CDS encoding serine/threonine protein kinase: MSDTQDPSHPYADLTPDCVIDALCSTGLVPDGRLTALSSYENRVYLAHQDEGDKIVAKFYRPGRWSRAQIEEEHAFSQELADGEVPVVAPLVLQGQTVHEHAGFLFSISPWRGGRRPELDDWEVLEWTGRFLARIHTVGAAQPFTHRPALNLKSFGYESMHYLLEHEVVALEVRSRWQQACDKALSLIAPSADGLSAAGHFGLHSATQIRLHGDCHPGNILWTPLDDEGHGGPHFVDLDDARSGPAVQDLWMLLSGDRGQQTQQLSALLEGYEQFRSFDRRELALIEPLRTLRLLHYSAWLARRWQDPIFAINFPWFGSTDYWQGQVGMLNEQIEAMQQEPLYA; the protein is encoded by the coding sequence ATGAGCGATACACAAGACCCCTCTCACCCCTATGCGGACCTCACGCCGGACTGCGTGATCGATGCGCTGTGCAGCACGGGCCTTGTGCCGGATGGACGGCTGACGGCGCTGAGCTCCTATGAAAACCGAGTCTATCTGGCCCACCAGGACGAGGGCGACAAGATCGTCGCCAAGTTCTATCGCCCCGGCCGCTGGAGCCGTGCCCAGATCGAGGAAGAGCACGCTTTTTCCCAGGAGTTGGCGGACGGGGAGGTTCCCGTGGTTGCGCCGCTGGTGCTGCAAGGACAGACGGTGCACGAACATGCGGGCTTTCTGTTCAGCATCAGTCCCTGGCGCGGTGGACGCCGCCCCGAGCTGGACGACTGGGAGGTACTGGAATGGACAGGCCGCTTTCTGGCCCGCATCCACACCGTGGGGGCCGCCCAGCCCTTCACGCATCGCCCTGCGCTGAACCTGAAAAGCTTTGGCTACGAATCCATGCACTATCTGCTCGAACATGAGGTCGTGGCGCTCGAAGTGCGCAGCCGCTGGCAGCAGGCTTGCGACAAAGCTCTTTCATTGATAGCACCATCCGCAGATGGGTTAAGCGCTGCAGGCCATTTTGGCTTGCATTCTGCGACGCAGATTCGGCTGCATGGCGACTGCCACCCGGGAAACATTCTCTGGACGCCGCTGGATGACGAAGGCCACGGCGGCCCGCATTTTGTCGATCTGGACGATGCACGCAGCGGTCCCGCCGTGCAGGATCTGTGGATGCTGCTGTCGGGCGACCGTGGCCAGCAGACCCAGCAGTTGTCGGCCCTGCTCGAAGGCTATGAGCAGTTCCGCAGCTTCGACCGGCGCGAGCTGGCGTTGATCGAACCACTGCGCACCTTGCGCCTGCTGCATTACAGCGCCTGGCTGGCGCGCCGCTGGCAGGACCCGATCTTTGCCATCAACTTCCCCTGGTTCGGCAGCACCGACTACTGGCAGGGCCAGGTGGGCATGCTGAACGAACAGATCGAAGCCATGCAGCAGGAGCCGCTCTACGCGTAG
- a CDS encoding 2'-5' RNA ligase family protein has translation MQESEELSQPCEDRDFAEWHKGCPWCAVWVVMLQGPDLESLLQQARSRLGDALLPRHARQPHITLAYRGLCGGGDEHAAREYDRLALRADVAMLQSLRLRPFSVQVARAGSFTTVPYLGIGRGQECLQRLHTALVPVEPAPGWRYVPHVTLGHYARRLPLREAVDKLLALSQDLPVFEVRQLALARYATADIAGPLTLEGVFKLDTGRYVAAPGALWPELL, from the coding sequence ATGCAAGAGAGCGAAGAACTTTCACAGCCCTGCGAGGACCGGGATTTTGCCGAGTGGCACAAAGGCTGCCCCTGGTGCGCCGTCTGGGTGGTGATGCTGCAAGGCCCTGACCTGGAGTCCTTGCTGCAGCAGGCCAGATCCAGACTTGGTGATGCCTTGCTGCCGCGCCATGCGCGCCAGCCACATATCACGCTGGCCTATAGGGGGCTGTGCGGGGGAGGGGACGAGCATGCGGCGCGGGAATATGACCGGCTGGCGCTGCGCGCCGATGTTGCCATGCTGCAAAGCCTGCGGCTGCGCCCTTTTTCCGTGCAAGTCGCGAGGGCTGGCAGCTTCACCACCGTGCCTTATCTGGGCATTGGGCGGGGGCAGGAATGCTTGCAGCGCCTGCATACGGCGCTGGTGCCCGTGGAGCCCGCGCCGGGCTGGCGCTATGTACCCCATGTGACCCTGGGCCACTATGCGAGGCGACTACCGCTGCGAGAGGCTGTGGACAAGTTGCTGGCGCTGAGCCAGGACTTGCCGGTCTTCGAGGTGAGGCAGCTGGCGCTGGCCCGCTATGCAACGGCCGATATTGCCGGGCCGCTGACGCTTGAAGGCGTCTTCAAACTGGACACCGGGCGCTATGTTGCAGCGCCCGGTGCCCTGTGGCCTGAGCTGCTTTAG
- a CDS encoding 3-hydroxybutyryl-CoA dehydrogenase, whose product MAIQTVGIIGAGTMGNGIAQACAVSGIDVVMVDISDAAVQKGLATVAGSLDRLIKKEKISEADKSAALARIKTSTSYDDLKSAQLVIEAATENYELKVKILKQLDTLLAQDVIVATNTSSISITQLAAATTRADKFIGMHFFNPVPMMALVEIIRGLQTSDATHDAVKALSEKLGKSPITVKNAPGFVVNRILVPMINEAFQVLSEGTASAEDIDAGMKLGCNQPIGPLALADMIGLDVCLAVMEVYLKEFGDSKYRPCFLLREMVAAGRLGRKTGQGVYTY is encoded by the coding sequence ATGGCAATCCAAACCGTAGGCATCATCGGCGCGGGCACCATGGGCAATGGCATTGCGCAGGCTTGCGCCGTATCGGGCATCGACGTGGTGATGGTGGACATCTCCGACGCCGCCGTGCAAAAAGGCCTGGCCACCGTGGCCGGCAGCCTGGACCGCCTGATCAAGAAGGAAAAGATCAGCGAAGCCGACAAGAGCGCAGCGCTGGCACGCATCAAGACCTCGACCAGCTACGACGATCTGAAGTCGGCCCAGCTGGTGATCGAAGCCGCCACCGAGAACTACGAGCTCAAGGTCAAGATCCTCAAGCAGCTCGATACCCTGCTGGCACAGGACGTGATCGTTGCCACCAACACCTCGTCCATCTCCATCACCCAGCTGGCGGCCGCCACCACGCGTGCCGACAAGTTCATCGGCATGCATTTCTTCAACCCCGTGCCCATGATGGCCCTGGTGGAGATCATCCGCGGCCTGCAGACCAGCGACGCCACCCACGATGCCGTCAAGGCCCTGTCGGAAAAACTGGGCAAGTCGCCCATCACCGTCAAGAACGCTCCCGGCTTTGTGGTCAACCGCATTCTGGTGCCCATGATCAACGAGGCCTTCCAGGTGCTCAGCGAAGGCACAGCCTCGGCCGAGGACATCGACGCCGGCATGAAGCTGGGCTGCAACCAGCCGATTGGCCCGCTGGCCCTGGCCGACATGATCGGTCTGGACGTCTGCCTGGCCGTGATGGAGGTCTACCTCAAGGAATTCGGCGACAGCAAGTACCGCCCCTGCTTCCTGCTGCGCGAAATGGTGGCCGCCGGCCGTCTGGGCCGCAAGACCGGCCAGGGTGTTTACACCTACTAA
- a CDS encoding crotonase/enoyl-CoA hydratase family protein has translation MQIDQPSPPPEGCISCEVRGHVLLIGINRPAKRNGWTPAMFQQLGEAYTRLDDEPGLRVGLLHAFGEHFTAGLDLPVIAEFMKSGQKVIPAGLVEPHDYGLPGYRRRTKPMVAAVKGICFTVGIELMLGADIVVAADSSRFAQMEVQRCIMPTGGATLRMPERAGVGNAMLHLLTGDAFDAAEALRCHFVQKVVPAGQELDEAFRIAERIAAQAPQAVVATRLNVLKAIELGQAAAVADFIPVQQRLANSEDAAEGVRSFVEKRPARFTGR, from the coding sequence ATGCAAATCGACCAGCCCAGCCCTCCGCCCGAGGGCTGCATTTCTTGTGAAGTCCGCGGCCATGTGCTGCTGATAGGCATCAACCGTCCGGCCAAGCGCAATGGCTGGACGCCGGCCATGTTCCAGCAACTGGGAGAGGCCTATACCCGGCTCGACGACGAGCCCGGACTGCGCGTGGGCCTGCTCCATGCTTTCGGCGAACATTTCACGGCGGGACTGGATCTGCCCGTCATCGCCGAGTTCATGAAAAGCGGCCAGAAGGTCATCCCTGCGGGTCTCGTGGAGCCTCATGACTATGGCCTGCCCGGCTACCGCCGCCGCACCAAGCCCATGGTCGCCGCCGTCAAGGGCATCTGCTTTACCGTCGGCATAGAACTGATGCTGGGCGCCGATATCGTCGTCGCGGCCGACAGCAGCCGCTTTGCACAGATGGAAGTGCAGCGCTGCATCATGCCCACGGGCGGCGCCACGCTGCGCATGCCCGAGCGCGCCGGCGTGGGCAATGCCATGCTGCATCTGCTGACCGGCGACGCCTTCGACGCGGCCGAGGCCTTGCGCTGCCACTTTGTGCAAAAAGTCGTGCCTGCGGGCCAGGAACTGGACGAGGCTTTTCGCATTGCCGAGCGCATTGCCGCCCAGGCGCCGCAGGCCGTGGTGGCCACACGCCTCAATGTCCTCAAGGCCATAGAGCTGGGCCAGGCCGCCGCCGTGGCCGACTTCATCCCCGTGCAGCAGCGCCTGGCCAACAGCGAGGACGCCGCCGAAGGGGTGCGCTCCTTCGTCGAGAAACGCCCAGCACGTTTTACCGGTCGTTAA
- a CDS encoding serine hydrolase: MSLKSFTRKTLVPFALTAMVSAVHAQAAAPALPDPASTSVQAMGWMQGFPPAADKLITFDNPLGNTFPRNRWTFSHIREITPTANVWRGPGAPSALRSAPVDIEQVRFKVMGTGEELSFAQALDRNYTDGILVMHKGRVIYEKYLGALEPQRPHLAMSVTKSFVGTLAALLAHEGIIKPEAPVTDYLPEMKNTAYGDATVRQVMDMTIGVKYSENYADPKAEVWDYARAGGMMPQGKDYAGPRSFYEFLQTLQKEGEHDQGFAYKTVNAEVLAWIVRRASGKPLAQLLSERIWSRIGAEQDAYFMVDRIGTESGGGGLNTTLRDLARFGELMRNEGRSASGQQVLPRAVVQDIRRGADPAKFVKAGYATLPGWSYRNMWWVSHNPNGAYMARGIHGQAIYIDPKAQMVVVRYASHPIAGNAGIDPTSLPMYQALADALTAR, translated from the coding sequence ATGAGTTTGAAGTCTTTTACGCGCAAAACGCTTGTGCCATTTGCGCTGACAGCTATGGTTTCTGCGGTCCATGCACAGGCTGCCGCTCCCGCGTTGCCCGACCCGGCCAGCACCAGCGTGCAGGCCATGGGCTGGATGCAGGGCTTTCCGCCCGCTGCCGACAAGCTCATCACCTTCGACAACCCCCTGGGCAATACCTTTCCGCGCAATCGCTGGACCTTCTCGCATATCCGCGAAATCACGCCCACGGCCAATGTCTGGCGTGGCCCTGGCGCGCCCAGCGCCCTGCGCTCGGCTCCGGTCGACATCGAGCAAGTGCGCTTCAAGGTCATGGGTACAGGCGAGGAGCTGAGCTTTGCCCAGGCACTGGATCGCAACTACACCGACGGCATTCTCGTCATGCACAAGGGCCGCGTGATCTATGAGAAATATCTGGGCGCGCTGGAGCCGCAGCGCCCGCACCTGGCCATGTCGGTCACCAAGTCCTTTGTCGGCACCCTGGCCGCCCTGCTGGCCCATGAAGGCATCATCAAGCCCGAGGCACCGGTGACCGACTATCTGCCCGAGATGAAGAACACCGCCTATGGCGACGCCACGGTGCGCCAGGTGATGGACATGACGATTGGCGTGAAGTACTCCGAGAACTACGCCGATCCCAAGGCCGAAGTCTGGGACTACGCCCGCGCCGGCGGCATGATGCCCCAGGGCAAGGACTATGCCGGGCCCAGGAGCTTCTACGAATTCCTGCAGACCCTGCAGAAAGAGGGCGAGCATGACCAGGGATTTGCCTACAAGACGGTCAACGCCGAAGTCCTGGCCTGGATCGTGCGCCGCGCCAGCGGCAAGCCTCTGGCCCAGTTGCTGTCCGAGCGCATCTGGAGCCGCATCGGTGCCGAGCAGGACGCCTACTTCATGGTGGATCGCATAGGCACCGAATCGGGCGGCGGCGGCCTCAACACCACGCTGCGCGACCTGGCTCGCTTCGGCGAGCTGATGCGCAACGAAGGCCGCTCCGCCAGCGGCCAGCAGGTGCTTCCCAGGGCCGTGGTCCAGGACATCCGCCGCGGCGCCGACCCCGCCAAGTTCGTGAAGGCCGGTTATGCCACGCTGCCCGGCTGGTCGTATCGCAATATGTGGTGGGTCTCGCACAACCCCAACGGGGCCTATATGGCACGCGGCATTCACGGTCAGGCCATCTATATCGACCCCAAGGCCCAGATGGTGGTGGTGCGCTATGCCTCCCACCCGATTGCAGGCAATGCGGGCATAGACCCGACCAGCCTGCCCATGTACCAGGCTCTGGCCGATGCGCTGACCGCCCGTTAG
- a CDS encoding TetR/AcrR family transcriptional regulator → MANGAAAAPCADPDIGTQAKRQRRTRGPSLDKTAQTRQQIAEAALAEFVECGVARSTMERIACRAQVAKGTLYLYYPSKDELLRGVVEHALRHSTVYQPLRRRKGETVRAFLRRSLLPTLEAVDSSERGMLARLVLSEAQHAPELGRLYKELAFDAWQNYVQDLLALAVKEGELRTRSVSRSAQLLASPFWMALVHNNLLASEGSQKLALKPLVELLIDNLFAGTAGDNAAVKRQ, encoded by the coding sequence ATGGCGAATGGCGCAGCGGCTGCCCCTTGCGCAGACCCGGATATCGGCACCCAGGCAAAGCGTCAGCGGCGCACGCGTGGCCCGAGTCTCGACAAGACGGCACAGACGCGTCAGCAGATTGCGGAGGCCGCACTGGCCGAGTTCGTGGAGTGCGGCGTGGCCCGCAGCACCATGGAGCGCATTGCCTGCCGCGCGCAGGTGGCCAAGGGCACGCTGTATCTCTACTACCCCTCCAAGGACGAGTTGCTGCGGGGCGTGGTGGAGCATGCGCTGCGGCATTCGACCGTCTATCAACCGCTCAGGCGCCGCAAGGGCGAGACGGTGCGTGCCTTTCTGCGCCGCAGTCTGCTGCCGACGCTGGAGGCCGTGGACAGCAGCGAGCGCGGCATGCTGGCACGCCTGGTGCTCAGCGAGGCCCAGCATGCGCCCGAGCTGGGCAGACTGTACAAAGAGCTGGCTTTTGATGCCTGGCAGAACTATGTGCAGGACTTGCTGGCGCTGGCCGTGAAAGAGGGGGAGCTCAGGACCCGCTCGGTCAGCCGCAGTGCCCAGTTGCTGGCCAGCCCGTTCTGGATGGCGCTGGTGCACAACAACCTGCTGGCCTCCGAGGGCTCTCAGAAGCTGGCTCTCAAGCCACTGGTCGAGCTACTGATTGATAACCTTTTTGCAGGCACGGCCGGTGACAATGCGGCTGTCAAACGTCAGTGA
- a CDS encoding MFS transporter, whose product MQSRLSPYAWVCFSMCVGVMGTALASPLYPLYQQAWGLQPSHITQIFVTYMLGALISLLFLGRLTNLFGFLKVLRLGLMVMTVGVIGSALSWNAWSLGASRFIIGLASGLITTSASIGMTQLNNKGDLQRAAATTSLTIAFGFGLGPVVGGLMAQWVPFPLVSSYLPPIALSFLGIHALFKIQLPAASTPVHNAPGLTLKDVLPSISQPRKPFLYHYALGCMAAFSAFGMFSLFAAMAPSFMAQMLPWHGPAVSGLSIGVILFLSAGIQLIARPYPTKRLIIIGFFALAATNALLVLNLFAGSPWLFALSVLSMSCGHALCNLSGMAVVNKVSKPVNRTGLLSTYLVAGYVGTIVPILGMGWLSDHIGLTGALIAFCACLGLLSALLGVISARARVLPVPRQ is encoded by the coding sequence ATGCAATCCCGTCTGAGTCCCTATGCCTGGGTGTGCTTTTCCATGTGCGTCGGCGTCATGGGAACGGCGCTTGCCAGCCCGCTCTACCCGCTCTACCAGCAGGCCTGGGGGCTGCAGCCCAGCCATATCACGCAAATTTTCGTGACCTATATGCTGGGCGCCTTGATCAGCCTGCTGTTTCTGGGCCGTCTGACCAACCTCTTCGGTTTTCTCAAAGTGCTGCGCCTGGGACTGATGGTGATGACCGTGGGCGTCATCGGCTCGGCCCTGTCCTGGAATGCCTGGAGCCTGGGTGCTTCCCGCTTCATCATCGGCCTGGCCTCGGGCCTGATCACCACCTCGGCCTCCATAGGCATGACCCAACTCAACAACAAGGGGGACCTGCAGCGTGCGGCTGCGACCACCAGCCTGACGATTGCCTTCGGCTTCGGCCTGGGGCCCGTGGTGGGCGGCCTGATGGCGCAATGGGTGCCATTCCCCCTGGTCAGCAGCTATCTGCCGCCCATCGCACTGAGCTTTCTGGGCATCCATGCACTGTTCAAGATCCAGCTACCGGCGGCCAGTACGCCCGTCCACAACGCACCCGGCCTGACGCTGAAAGATGTTCTGCCCAGCATCTCACAGCCGCGCAAGCCTTTTCTCTATCACTATGCGCTGGGCTGCATGGCGGCGTTTTCCGCCTTCGGCATGTTCAGCCTGTTTGCTGCCATGGCCCCCAGCTTCATGGCCCAGATGCTGCCCTGGCATGGACCTGCGGTCTCGGGCCTGTCCATCGGCGTCATCCTGTTTCTGTCGGCCGGCATCCAGCTGATCGCCCGGCCCTATCCCACCAAGCGACTGATCATCATCGGCTTCTTCGCCCTGGCGGCGACCAATGCCCTGCTGGTTCTCAATCTGTTTGCCGGCTCGCCATGGCTGTTCGCACTGAGTGTGCTGAGCATGTCCTGCGGACATGCACTGTGCAATCTGTCGGGCATGGCCGTGGTCAACAAGGTCTCCAAACCCGTCAACCGCACAGGCCTGCTGTCCACCTATCTGGTCGCGGGCTATGTGGGCACCATCGTCCCCATCCTGGGCATGGGCTGGCTGTCCGACCATATCGGGCTGACGGGCGCATTGATAGCCTTCTGTGCCTGTCTGGGTCTGCTGTCGGCGCTGCTGGGCGTCATCAGCGCACGGGCACGCGTGCTGCCCGTGCCGCGCCAGTAG